A genome region from Coffea arabica cultivar ET-39 chromosome 7e, Coffea Arabica ET-39 HiFi, whole genome shotgun sequence includes the following:
- the LOC113701191 gene encoding uncharacterized protein: MVTSASSSLCNSNSLIHSPKPWHPNSFPLSRSLSLPLFILKTGPKKKNSVENARRLRVSALTEGSSKNDGEDDAPSVPSWAKPGSDEPPPWARDEAQQDSSSFEVPYFVYLLASAVTAIAAIGSVFEYANQRPAFGVLNSDNVFYAPLLGFFAFTGIPSSAFLWFKAVQVANKEAEEQDRRDGYL; the protein is encoded by the exons ATGGTAACGTCGGCTTCATCATCCCTCTGCAACTCGAATTCACTCATTCATTCACCAAAACCATGGCATCCCAATTCATTTCCGCTTTCTCGCTCCCTCAGTTTACCACTATTCATCCTAAAAACTGgaccaaagaagaaaaattcagtTGAAAATGCTCGTAGGCTGAGAGTTTCGGCCTTAACAGAAGGTTCTTCTAAGAATGATGGAGAAGATGATGCCCCTTCAGTTCCTTCCTGGGCTAAGCCCGGCTCAGATGAGCCTCCTCCTTGGGCCCGTGATGAGGCGCAGCAAGATTCTTCTAGCTTTGAAGTTCCCTACTTTGTTTACTTGCTTGCCTCAGCTGTCACAGCCATTGCTGCG ATTGGTTCTGTTTTTGAGTATGCGAATCAAAGGCCTGCATTTGGAGTTTTGAACTCAGATAATGTATTCTATGCTCCATTGCTTGgcttttttgctttcactggCATCCCCTCTTCG GCATTCCTTTGGTTCAAAGCAGTTCAAGTTGCTAACAAGGAGGCAGAAGAGCAGGACCGCAGGGATGGTTACTTATAG